In Desulfuromonadaceae bacterium, the DNA window GGTTTTAAACGGATCTAAAAGGGGCAAAGATGAAAGTAATTATTACCGACGAAATTTCAGAAAAAGGGCTTCAGCCGATCCTCGATGATCCGCGCATCGAGGTTGATGTTCGGCTTAATCTGAGCCGGGACGAGTTGCACCGTGCGATCGGCGCTTACGATGCGATCATTACCCGCAGCGGTACGCAAATTGACAGCGCATTGCTGGAACATGCCACCAAACTTAAAATTATCGCCCGCGCCGGGGTCGGCATCGACAATGTAGATGTGCCTGCGGCGAGCGAACGGGGGATTATTGTTGTCAATGCTCCGTTCGGCAATACCAATTCTGCGGCTGAACACTCGATGGCACTGCTGCTGGCAATGTGTCGCAATATTGCCCCGGCCAACGCCAGTCTCAAGAGCGGAGCATGGCAGCGCGCCCCCTTTACCGGGCATGAGCTGAAGAACCGCACGATGGGAATCATCGGCCTTGGCAAGGTGGGGGGGCGGGTCGCCCGTCGTGCCCGCGCCTTCGAGATGGAAGTCATCGTTCATGATCCCTATATCAGTGAGAAGCGCGCCGAAGATCATGGCACCCGGCTGGTCAGTCTCGACGAGCTGGTCGCTCAGGCCGATGTGATTTCGGTGCATACCCCGCTTAACGACGAAACCCGCGACATGCTTTCCGCCGAGCATTTTGCGCGCATGAAAGACGGGGTGATGATTGTCAATTGCGCACGGGGCGGTATCATCAACGAGGCAGTGATGCTGACGGCCCTCGATAGTGGCAAGGTTGCCGGAGCGGCTTTCGATGTCTGGAGCGCTGAACCGCCCGACTCGGCACTGTTGAAACGGCTGATTGCCCATCCGAAGATGGTGGTCACCCCGCATCTGGGCGCCAACACCTTTGAGGCCCAACAGAATGTAGCGGTCGATGTCAGTCGGGAAATTGTTAATTATCTCGATGGCAAGCCGGTGGAGAATGCAGTGAATATCGCTCGTTTCGACCCTGCACTGATGGATCAGATGAAACCCTATATGCTGCTGGCGGCCAAGTTGGGAGAGTTTATTTCCCAGCTGGCTTCGGTCAATCCGAACAAGGTCCATTTCAGCTATACCGGTAAACTCGCCGAATACGACTGCGCACCGATTACCGTTGCCGGCCTGGCGGCGTTGCTGAATCGCTGTACCGACCAGGAAGTCAATATGGTCAATGCCAACGTCGTTGCCAAGCGGCGTGGTCTGGCGGTAGAAGAGTCGCGTTCGACCGAACCGAGCTTCTTTTCCAATCTGATCACCCTGGTGCTCGAAACGCCGGAGGGGAAACGGACGATCTCCGGAACCATGTTTGAAGGAACCCCGAAGATCGTCAGGCTCCGTGATTTCGACACCGACTTCCAGCCGGAAGAACACATGCTGGTGCTCCATTACGAAGACCAACCCGGGCTGATCGGGCGGATCGGCACCACTCTGGGTGATGCCGGGATCAATATCGGATCGATGAATCTTGGCCGCCGCGCCAAGGGGGGAGAGGCAATGGTGGTGTTGTCGATCGACACCCCGGCTGACGAAGCGACCCTTGACAAATTGCAACAATCGATTGGCGCACGGTTCATCAAACTTGTGTATATGCCGCAGTAACGAAAAGGATGCTTGTGCGACAGCTGGCAAGCGTCTCCACTTCATATCTCCACAGACACAACAGCAGCCGTTGCTGCATAGCTGCTGTTGTGTCTCCTCCTGGTGTAGCCCGAAAGACGCAGCGAAGATTCTGCCCCGCCCGTTGACGCGATTCAGGTGTTAAAGTAGACTCATATTGGCAGGTCAAAAATGATTTGACAAAATATTATTCTTATATATATTATTTTTTGAATATAGTTTGTTCATGCAAAGGATGGCAACCATGAATCTC includes these proteins:
- the serA gene encoding phosphoglycerate dehydrogenase; its protein translation is MKVIITDEISEKGLQPILDDPRIEVDVRLNLSRDELHRAIGAYDAIITRSGTQIDSALLEHATKLKIIARAGVGIDNVDVPAASERGIIVVNAPFGNTNSAAEHSMALLLAMCRNIAPANASLKSGAWQRAPFTGHELKNRTMGIIGLGKVGGRVARRARAFEMEVIVHDPYISEKRAEDHGTRLVSLDELVAQADVISVHTPLNDETRDMLSAEHFARMKDGVMIVNCARGGIINEAVMLTALDSGKVAGAAFDVWSAEPPDSALLKRLIAHPKMVVTPHLGANTFEAQQNVAVDVSREIVNYLDGKPVENAVNIARFDPALMDQMKPYMLLAAKLGEFISQLASVNPNKVHFSYTGKLAEYDCAPITVAGLAALLNRCTDQEVNMVNANVVAKRRGLAVEESRSTEPSFFSNLITLVLETPEGKRTISGTMFEGTPKIVRLRDFDTDFQPEEHMLVLHYEDQPGLIGRIGTTLGDAGINIGSMNLGRRAKGGEAMVVLSIDTPADEATLDKLQQSIGARFIKLVYMPQ